Proteins found in one Paenibacillus borealis genomic segment:
- a CDS encoding alpha/beta hydrolase family protein yields MSEETLTIEHFKLPLENGLNLEGEVRVPAGTAPKPVILISHGFRGHKDWAFWPEVSGRLAGSGFYTVSFNFSRIAARNIDGINPEEAAEAATLSRELLDLEQVLNSLKEGSLPLAGLADTERIAVLGHSRAGGSNILFAAEHPEVKALVVWNGGSAPQPQQDEGAPALTPQERAIREDQQRNKERFNLEDALGRVSAAALLIQGDQDREALLLQHAGFREQAPQHRYLSIRGADHTFGTVDPYEGSTSALNEAVASTIAFLQEKLV; encoded by the coding sequence ATGTCCGAAGAAACCTTAACCATTGAACATTTCAAGCTGCCGCTGGAGAACGGGCTGAATCTGGAGGGTGAGGTGCGGGTTCCTGCGGGGACTGCACCGAAGCCCGTCATCCTGATCAGCCATGGCTTCAGAGGACATAAGGACTGGGCATTCTGGCCGGAGGTCTCCGGCAGACTTGCCGGAAGCGGGTTCTACACCGTAAGCTTCAACTTCTCGCGTATCGCTGCCCGTAATATTGACGGGATTAACCCGGAGGAAGCTGCCGAAGCGGCTACGCTGAGCCGGGAGCTGCTCGATCTGGAGCAGGTACTGAATAGTCTCAAGGAAGGCAGTCTGCCGCTTGCCGGATTGGCTGACACGGAGCGGATAGCGGTTCTGGGGCACAGCCGTGCAGGCGGAAGCAACATTCTGTTCGCGGCAGAGCATCCTGAGGTGAAGGCGCTGGTGGTCTGGAACGGCGGTTCTGCGCCGCAGCCGCAGCAGGATGAAGGTGCTCCGGCGCTTACGCCGCAGGAGCGGGCGATCCGCGAGGATCAGCAGCGAAACAAGGAGCGCTTCAATCTGGAGGACGCGCTGGGCAGAGTATCGGCCGCGGCGCTGCTGATACAGGGTGATCAGGACCGTGAAGCCCTGCTGCTGCAGCATGCAGGCTTCAGGGAACAGGCGCCGCAGCACCGGTACCTGAGCATCCGGGGTGCAGATCACACTTTCGGCACGGTGGACCCGTACGAAGGCTCCACGTCTGCGCTGAATGAGGCTGTTGCCTCGACGATAGCATTTTTGCAGGAGAAGCTGGTCTGA
- a CDS encoding FAD-binding protein: MPQQHQQATTDVLVLGGGPAGAWAAWSAASQGAKVILADKGYLGTSGATAPGGTTLLVIPPVAELREQAVQARLKAGGYLSENAWIHRVLDQVEQNLELVEAWGYPFPKDEDGRPLRTHLHGPEYMKIMRRVVRKAGVRIWDQSPALELLHDQHGVGGARGINRLTGESWEVKANAVIMATGGCAFLSKGLGCNVLTGEGLLMSAEAGAELSGMEFTRQYAPSFADGTVTRGRMLAWATLYDEAGRPLHQGDRTFGSIPELMLKGPVYASLDLADTKEKQDFLRNAHPIFFMPLERAGIDPFKDKFPLTLRYEGTMRGTGGLRLTGTDCATSVPGLYAAGDAASREKVTGAISGGGAYNASWAICSGSWAGQGAARHALQEPRPADSRLLRAAGRYGMPAGAGTARTLDAKPLIAAVQREILPLRINYFRSEPVVAAALQRLNSLMPELSGQVPATVQGIVQSREAAAMLNVGRWIYTAALARKESRGLQRLAEYPALDPRQTHRLILSGIDTIGIRTESVPHAHELRIPREERAI; encoded by the coding sequence ATGCCGCAGCAGCATCAGCAGGCAACAACAGATGTTCTAGTGCTGGGCGGAGGCCCGGCCGGAGCATGGGCGGCATGGAGTGCAGCTTCTCAGGGAGCGAAGGTAATTCTGGCCGATAAGGGATATCTCGGAACAAGCGGGGCTACCGCGCCGGGAGGAACAACGCTGCTGGTGATTCCGCCGGTAGCAGAGCTGCGGGAGCAGGCTGTGCAGGCCAGACTTAAGGCAGGCGGCTATCTGTCGGAGAATGCCTGGATTCACCGTGTGCTGGATCAGGTCGAACAGAATCTGGAGCTGGTAGAGGCGTGGGGATACCCCTTTCCGAAGGATGAGGATGGCAGGCCGCTGCGGACGCATCTGCATGGCCCGGAATACATGAAGATTATGCGCAGAGTGGTGCGCAAGGCGGGAGTGCGCATCTGGGATCAATCGCCGGCACTGGAGCTGCTTCATGATCAGCACGGCGTGGGCGGAGCGCGCGGAATTAACCGCCTGACCGGAGAGAGCTGGGAAGTGAAGGCGAATGCGGTGATTATGGCTACCGGAGGCTGCGCCTTCCTTAGCAAGGGGCTGGGCTGTAATGTGCTCACAGGCGAAGGGCTGCTGATGTCAGCCGAAGCCGGTGCCGAGCTGTCGGGCATGGAATTCACCCGGCAGTATGCTCCGAGCTTCGCGGATGGAACGGTGACGCGCGGGCGGATGCTGGCCTGGGCCACGCTGTATGATGAAGCGGGAAGGCCGCTGCACCAGGGCGACCGCACCTTCGGCAGCATCCCCGAGCTGATGCTGAAGGGACCGGTCTACGCCTCGCTGGATCTGGCTGATACGAAGGAGAAGCAGGATTTCCTCCGCAATGCCCATCCGATCTTCTTCATGCCGCTGGAGCGGGCGGGGATCGATCCGTTCAAGGATAAATTCCCGCTCACGCTGCGCTATGAAGGCACGATGCGCGGCACGGGCGGCCTGCGCCTGACCGGCACCGATTGTGCCACCTCGGTGCCGGGGCTGTATGCGGCCGGGGATGCCGCATCCCGCGAGAAAGTCACCGGCGCCATCTCCGGCGGCGGCGCCTACAATGCATCCTGGGCCATCTGCAGCGGCAGCTGGGCAGGACAAGGCGCGGCGCGGCACGCTCTGCAGGAGCCGCGTCCGGCGGACAGCCGGCTGCTCCGCGCGGCGGGCCGCTACGGGATGCCGGCTGGCGCCGGCACTGCAAGGACGCTGGACGCGAAGCCGCTGATCGCGGCGGTCCAGCGGGAGATCCTGCCGCTGCGGATCAACTACTTCCGCAGCGAACCCGTAGTCGCTGCAGCCCTGCAGCGGCTGAACAGCCTGATGCCCGAGCTCAGCGGGCAGGTGCCCGCGACGGTTCAGGGCATCGTGCAATCGCGTGAAGCGGCCGCCATGCTGAATGTCGGCCGCTGGATCTACACCGCCGCGCTGGCCCGCAAGGAGAGCCGCGGGCTGCAGCGCCTGGCCGAGTATCCGGCGCTGGACCCGCGCCAGACCCACCGGCTGATCCTCTCCGGCATTGATACGATCGGCATCCGCACCGAAAGCGTGCCGCATGCCCATGAGCTGCGGATTCCGAGAGAGGAGCGGGCGATATGA
- a CDS encoding 4Fe-4S dicluster domain-containing protein, producing the protein MIEVISADRCVECNQCVSVCPTNVFDRVEDGIPVIARQSDCQTCFMCELYCPVDALYVAPDSEGITGITEAELEQQGLLGGYREKVGWGKGRQPVASHDFMYKLAARAGF; encoded by the coding sequence GTGATTGAAGTCATCAGCGCTGACCGGTGTGTAGAATGCAATCAATGTGTATCTGTCTGCCCGACCAATGTATTCGACCGGGTGGAGGACGGAATTCCGGTCATCGCCCGGCAGAGTGACTGCCAGACCTGCTTCATGTGTGAGCTGTATTGTCCGGTGGATGCCCTGTATGTGGCTCCGGATTCCGAGGGGATTACCGGGATTACAGAGGCGGAGCTGGAACAGCAGGGGCTGCTCGGCGGTTACCGCGAGAAGGTAGGCTGGGGCAAGGGCAGACAGCCGGTGGCAAGTCATGACTTTATGTATAAGCTGGCGGCCCGGGCTGGATTCTGA
- a CDS encoding ABC transporter substrate-binding protein, which translates to MSKLYREIKGVWSKGGRLTLITGVVMIMLVLQACGNNTGSGNSGTAANGAGTNTAEAAGSETASNVPAVLNFGYIGSNKLNVPGGAEGWGLYKGIIQEELKKYGITEVKLTGFPNGPDQTESLISGRLDFGSLGDTPAIIAYASGAKTRLIAQTSAHTVGYLIGKKDGPKTVQDLKGKTIAIQKGSFMHRYVVGLLKQEGVTDYKLVHMLIPDATAALARGDVDATTNNGVAALKQIEQGYTHLDDASTHPDLLGSSATVVSEEYLAKFPDFPKVWNAAREKALADLKQHEDEYYEFLAEIGDTTPELAKQVNPISDIKDTAFTEDGTKLLEGTKNFLVEEKLAKKDFNISDWQLQ; encoded by the coding sequence ATGAGCAAATTGTACAGAGAGATTAAAGGTGTATGGAGCAAAGGGGGACGCCTCACGCTGATAACAGGTGTGGTGATGATCATGCTGGTGCTGCAGGCTTGCGGTAATAATACCGGCTCCGGGAACAGCGGGACAGCAGCGAACGGCGCAGGAACGAATACGGCTGAAGCGGCGGGCAGTGAGACGGCAAGCAATGTTCCGGCTGTGCTGAATTTCGGCTACATCGGTTCCAATAAGCTGAATGTGCCGGGCGGCGCGGAAGGCTGGGGCCTCTATAAAGGCATTATCCAGGAAGAGCTGAAGAAATACGGAATTACCGAAGTGAAGCTGACCGGCTTCCCGAACGGACCGGATCAGACGGAATCCTTAATCAGCGGAAGACTAGATTTCGGCAGCCTCGGGGATACCCCGGCAATTATCGCCTACGCCTCAGGAGCCAAGACCCGGCTGATCGCCCAGACTTCAGCGCATACGGTCGGTTATCTAATCGGCAAGAAGGATGGACCGAAGACGGTGCAGGACCTGAAGGGCAAGACAATTGCGATCCAAAAAGGTTCGTTTATGCACCGTTACGTAGTCGGCCTGCTGAAGCAGGAGGGCGTAACTGACTATAAGCTGGTTCATATGCTGATTCCGGATGCAACCGCAGCACTGGCCCGCGGAGATGTAGACGCAACCACCAATAACGGTGTAGCGGCACTTAAGCAGATCGAGCAGGGGTACACCCATTTGGATGATGCTTCGACCCATCCGGATCTGCTCGGAAGCAGTGCTACCGTAGTGTCAGAGGAATACCTTGCGAAATTCCCGGATTTCCCGAAGGTCTGGAATGCGGCACGGGAGAAGGCGCTGGCTGACCTGAAGCAGCATGAAGATGAGTATTATGAGTTCCTGGCCGAGATCGGGGATACAACCCCGGAACTTGCGAAGCAGGTGAATCCGATCAGCGATATCAAGGATACCGCCTTCACGGAAGACGGCACGAAGCTGCTGGAGGGCACCAAGAATTTCCTTGTTGAAGAGAAGCTGGCCAAGAAGGATTTCAATATCAGCGACTGGCAGCTCCAGTAA